One segment of Papaver somniferum cultivar HN1 unplaced genomic scaffold, ASM357369v1 unplaced-scaffold_137, whole genome shotgun sequence DNA contains the following:
- the LOC113334765 gene encoding putative membrane-bound O-acyltransferase C24H6.01c translates to MTTKTTTNKKKRLWELIFACLYAIAFYIFLIHRSLQLSRNHSDKIYNLRHGWISNRLNDVSDAQWRNFRGNLPILTLVFGLFVLLANISRALFGLKGKGMSVVWTFSSFIYLSYLHGACVIFIVSIASLNYLLVKMLAKWRYFPWVLWMFNVFFLLCNRVYEGYLFVTIGQHWAFLDNYRGNFRWHICFNFVVLRMISFGYDYYWALQDSGFDLKKHIKRCESCSLGKPCYKYLQERSVPIDKYSYITYICYLIYAPLYLAGPVISFNAFASQLDAPQKNHSVGSVALYGLRWVLCLFLMELMTHFFYYNAFATSASWKHLSPLEVFIVGYGVLNFMWLKFLLIWRYFRFWSLVGGIEAPENMPRCMNNCYDLEGFWKSWHASFNKWLVRYMYIPLGGSQRKLLNVWVVFTFVAVWHDLEWKLLSWAWLTCLFFIPEMVVKSVITSFKAKTSFEEFVLREFRAVAGAITITCLMVANLVGYVIGPSGINWLISRFLHKDGLPVLGGMLITFYIGTKLMFHVREAKETVQ, encoded by the exons ATGACGACGAAAACGACTACGAATAAGAAGAAGAGATTATGGGAGTTAATATTCGCATGTCTCTATGCAATTGCTTTCTACATCTTCCTCATTCATCGTTCTCTGCAACTCTCACGCAATCACTCTGATAAAATTTACAATTTGCGTCACGGTTGGATCTCCAATCGACTCAAT GATGTATCTGATGCACAATGGAGAAACTTCCGTGGGAATTTACCAATTCTTACTCTTGTGTTCGGTCTTTTTGTACTTTTGGCAAACATCTCGAGGGCATTGTTTGGCTTGAAAGGAAAAGGGATGTCTGTTGTTTGGACATTCAGTTCCTTCATTTACTTATCATATTTACACGGCGCTTG TGTTATAttcattgtttcaattgcttcactTAACTATCTTCTAGTAAAG ATGCTTGCAAAGTGGAGGTATTTCCCGTGGGTACTTTGGATGTTTAACGTGTTTTTTCTTCTGTGCAACCGTGTTTacgaaggatatttgtttgtGACTATCGG GCAACATTGGGCTTTTCTTGATAACTACCGTGGAAACTTTAGATGGCACATTTGCTTCAACTTTG TTGTTCTGCGCATGATAAGCTTTGGATATGATTACTACTGGGCTCTTCAAGATTCTGGTTTTGATCTAAAG AAGCACATTAAACGCTGTGAGAGCTGTTCCTTAGGGAAACCATGTTACAAATATTTGCAG GAGAGAAGCGTTCCAATTGACAAATACTCATACATAACATACATTTGCTATCTGATATATGCACCCCTCTACCTTGCCGGACCAGTTATAAGCTTCAACGCATTCGCTTCACAG TTAGATGCACCACAGAAAAATCATTCTGTCGGATCGGTGGCTTTATATGGGTTAAGATGGGTTCTTTGTTTATTTCTCATGGAACTAATGACACATTTTTTTTACTATAACGCCTTTGCAACCAG TGCCTCATGGAAACATTTATCTCCTTTGGAGGTTTTCATCGTTGGATATGGG GTCCTGAACTTCATGTGGCTGAAGTTCTTACTGATCTGGCGCTACTTCCGGTTTTGGTCACTG GTTGGAGGCATTGAAGCCCCAGAGAACATGCCTAGATGTATGAATAATTGCTATGACTTGGAAGGGTTTTGGAAAAGTTGGCATGCTTCCTTCAACAAATGGCTTGTCAG GTACATGTACATTCCTCTTGGTGGTTCTCAGAGAAAGCTACTCAATGTGTGGGTTGTATTTACATTTGTGGCAGTCTGGCACGATTTGGAGTG GAAGCTTCTTTCGTGGGCGTGGTTAACATGTTTGTTCTTTATCCCAGAAATGGTAGTGAAATCAGTGATTACATCATTTAAG GCTAAAACTTCATTTGAGGAGTTTGTCCTTCGTGAGTTCCGTGCAGTTGCTGGTGCTATTACCATTACATGCCTCATG GTTGCGAACCTCGTTGGTTATGTCATTGGTCCGTCAGGCATTAATTGGTTAATTTCTAGATTCCTCCATAAAGATG GACTACCTGTTCTGGGAGGCATGCTTATAACATTTTATATTGGGACAAAG TTAATGTTCCATGTTCGTGAAGCAAAGGAAACAGTGCAATAG
- the LOC113334600 gene encoding vicilin-like seed storage protein At2g18540 encodes MESSSASNPAIPSNSDQYNQAKNQAFSLEMDELMKLKDEVQGEINRRASEIDDRQREEEERKRREDEETESMFEERSEKHQKDPKYGSSTESDSEEDSAAGYEYHVEEVNTSEEGSDVVEDRLRMEKYLDWKLRRRFEFERANPKIFARTMQEGEPKVEEKKLVLIHPRTAQVEDSSDSDENLHDASNDDGEEEDESDEEDSSSGNSDTSPASSSSSCSERYAEDEDWSYDEEDCFGEMLEVVVVVSFLVCKVDERSAAMFGVIFSLNGTVKVISSLRVIDTRNGDEFERFDAEIDEDIKHMDDYRI; translated from the exons ATGGAAAGTTCTAGTGCCTCAAATCCGGCAATTCCTTCCAACTCCGATCAATACAATCAGGCAAAGAACCAGGCGTTTTCACTGGAGATGGATGAACTAATGAAATTAAAGGATGAGGTTCAGGGGGAGATAAATAGACGTGCAAGTGAGATTGATGATCGTCAGAGAGAAGAGGAGGAaaggaagagaagagaagatgaagagactgAATCAATGTTTG AGGAGAGGTCTGAAAAGCATCAGAAGGATCCAAAGTATGGTAGTTCAACTGAGAGTGACTCCGAAGAAGATTCTGCAGCAGGGTATGAGTATCATGTGGAAGAGGTAAACACCAGTGAAGAAGGATCTGATGTTGTTGAGGACAGACTAAGGATGGAGAAGTATCTTGATTGGAAGTTGCGAAGGCGGTTTGAGTTTGAGAGGGCCAATCCAAAGATATTTGCCAGAACCATGCAGGAGGGAGAACCCAAGGTTGAAGAGAAGAAGCTTGTTTTGATACATCCCCGAACTGCTCAAGTAGAAGATTCCAGTGACTCCGATGAGAATCTCCATGATGCCTCCAATgacgatggagaagaagaagatgaaagtgaTGAGGAGGACTCGTCTTCTGGAAATAGTGATACTTCTCCAGCTTCATCAAGCAGCAGTTGCAGTGAACGTTATGCGGAGGACGAAGACTGGAGCTACGATGAAGAGGACTG TTTTGGAGAAATGTTGGAAGTGGTAGTAGTTGTAAG TTTTTTGGTTTGTAAAGTGGATGAACGAAGTGCTGCTATGTTTGGTGTAATCTTTTCTTTGAATGGTACTGTTAAAGTTATTTCTAGCCTGAGAGTAATTGATACTAGAAATGGTGATGAATTTGAACGATTTGATGCTGAAATTGATGAGGATATTAAACATATGGATGATTATAGAATATGA